A region of Diadema setosum chromosome 15, eeDiaSeto1, whole genome shotgun sequence DNA encodes the following proteins:
- the LOC140239046 gene encoding development-specific protein LVN1.2-like gives MLICHSLKMKLFAITTLVVAVSSANAQSACCAPLQYMAGIGTSMGQYEYFKGGSGLSSYIYGAFDFSAMTFGFGMYIDYLNGTQIYFRIIQNYTTDTQWAIFDSYKVCVKQPAFKPVPNRCIPDGAVPVGDGVIGGVDGIMVSSFYYFPGPDDPRQGIVNLGVRKTNNSGICTPVSSQFQGSRSDMPLVAGMMEISGFSNVTVGIPDPGKWFNLPSFCNEDSHTSSKSGQELPDFGEFIIPSLF, from the exons ATGTTG ATCTGCCACAGCTTGAAGATGAAGCTATTTGCCATCACCACTCTCGTAGTTGCTGTGTCGTCAGCCAATGCTCAGTCAGCTTGCTGTGCACCCCTGCAGTACATGGCAGGAATCG GGACCTCCATGGGGCAGTACGAGTACTTCAAAGGCGGCTCTGGGTTATCCAGCTACATCTATGGCGCCTTCGACTTTTCTGCGATGACTTTCGGCTTTGGCATGTACATTGACTACTTGAATGGGACGCAGATCTATTTTCGGATAATCCAGAACTATACCACA GACACTCAGTGGGCCATCTTTGATTCATACAAGGTGTGTGTCAAGCAGCCTGCCTTCAAACCTGTGCCTAACAGATGCATTCCAG ATGGAGCTGTGCCTGTTGGTGATGGCGTCATTGGAGGAGTGGATGGGATAATGGTCAGCTCCTTTTATTACTTTCCTGGACCCGATGACCCACGGCAAGGGATTGTGAATCTCGGGGTGCGGAAGACCAACAACTCAGGAATATGCACCCCTGTCAGCAGTCAATTCCAGGGTAGCCGCAGTGACATGCCTCTCGTAG CTGGCATGATGGAAATTTCAGGGTTTTCAAACGTGACTGTTGGCATTCCAGACCCTGGCAAGTGGTTTAATCTCCCCTCGTTCTGCAATGAG